In Micromonospora ferruginea, the sequence GACGCTGTCCGCGTACTCGATGACGAGCGTGCCGTGTCCCCTGGTCCTGCCGCCCGCGGCGCTTGTGCGGCGCGGGCATCCGAAGTGGAGCTTCCATGCACCGACGCACCGCCCTCGGCGGCGCCCTGACGGCGCTCGCCACCGCCGCGGCCGGCATCCTCGTCGCCGCGGCCGTCAGCACCACCCCGGCCGCCGCGGCGGCCGGCGGCACCGGCACCGGCTACCTGCACACCAGCGGCAACAAGATCGTCGACAGCACGGGCGCGACCGTCCGGCTCACCGGCATCAACTGGTTCGGCATGGAGACCGACAACAAGACGTTCCACGGCCTGTGGTCGAGCAACCCGTGGCGCGGACAGCTCGACACCATGGCCCGGCTGGGCTACAACACGCTGCGCATCCCCTACTCGAACGACGCCATCAAGCCGGGCGCGACGGCGACCGGGATCAACGACTTCGTCAATCCGGACCTGATCGGGCTCTCCCCGTTGCAGATCCTGGACAAGGTCATCGATTACGCGGGCAGCAAGGGGATGCGGGTCATCCTGGACCGGCACCGGCCGACGTCGGCCGGACAGTCGCCGCTCTGGTACACCTCGGGGGTCTCCGAGGCGACCTGGATCGCCGACTGGAAGACGATGGCCCAGCGGTACGCGAACAACCCGACCGTGATCGGCGCGGACCTGCACAACGAGCCGCACGCCGAGGGCACCAACCCGGCCGCCACCGGCGCCTGCTGGGGCTGCGGCGACACCGCCCGCGACTGGCGGCTGGCCGCCGAGCGGGCCGGCAACGCGATCCTCGGCGTGCAGCCCAACTGGCTGATCTTCGTGGAGGGGGTGAGCTGCCCGAGCGGCGGCCTGTCGAACGTCTGGGACAACGACCCCAGCAACGACGAGGACTGCGGCTGGTGGGGCGGCAACCTCTCCAAGGCCGGGCAGTTCCCGGTGCGGCTGAACGTGGCGAACCGGCTGGTCTACTCGCCGCACGAGTACGCCACCTCGGTCTACCGCCAGGCCTGGTTCGACGACCCGAGCTACCCGGCGAACATGCCGGCCATCTGGGACAAGTACTGGGGCTACCTCTACAAGCAGAACATCGCGCCGATCATGATGGGCGAGTTCGGCACCACGCTCCAGGACCCGAAGGACAAGATCTGGCTGGAGAACCTGATGGCCTACACCGGCACCGGGGTCAACGGCATGTCCTTCACCTACTGGTCGTGGAACCCCAACTCGGGTGACACCGGCGGCATCGCCAACGACGACTGGACCACGGTCAACCAGGCCAAGCAGTCCATCCTCCAGCCCTACCTGATCCCGCCGACCGGCGGCGGCAACCCGAACCCGACGCCGACCGGCACCGGCTCCCCCACCCCGAACCCGACCACGCCCGGCCCGACGCCGACCACGCCGGCGCCGAGCGGCGGGTGCACCGCCAGCTACAAGCAGGTCAACGCCTGGGCCGGCGGCTTCCAGGGCGAGCTGACCGTGAAGAACACCGGCACCGCCGCGGTGAACCCGTGGTCGGTCACCTGGACGTGGCCGTCCGGGGTGACGCTGGCCAGCGGGTGGAACGCCACCGTCACCCAGTCCGGGACCACGGTCACGGCGGCGGCGCCCGGCTGGGCACCGTCGCTGGCCGCGGGCGCGTCGGTCACGGTCGGCTTCACCGCCAACGGCACCGCCGCCAACCCCGCCACGGTGAAGCTCAACACCTCCGCCTGCGGGTAAGGCGGGGGCCCCGCTTAACGCATTCGGTAGAGGAGGGGCCCCCGCTTAACACCTAGTGT encodes:
- a CDS encoding cellulase family glycosylhydrolase → MHRRTALGGALTALATAAAGILVAAAVSTTPAAAAAGGTGTGYLHTSGNKIVDSTGATVRLTGINWFGMETDNKTFHGLWSSNPWRGQLDTMARLGYNTLRIPYSNDAIKPGATATGINDFVNPDLIGLSPLQILDKVIDYAGSKGMRVILDRHRPTSAGQSPLWYTSGVSEATWIADWKTMAQRYANNPTVIGADLHNEPHAEGTNPAATGACWGCGDTARDWRLAAERAGNAILGVQPNWLIFVEGVSCPSGGLSNVWDNDPSNDEDCGWWGGNLSKAGQFPVRLNVANRLVYSPHEYATSVYRQAWFDDPSYPANMPAIWDKYWGYLYKQNIAPIMMGEFGTTLQDPKDKIWLENLMAYTGTGVNGMSFTYWSWNPNSGDTGGIANDDWTTVNQAKQSILQPYLIPPTGGGNPNPTPTGTGSPTPNPTTPGPTPTTPAPSGGCTASYKQVNAWAGGFQGELTVKNTGTAAVNPWSVTWTWPSGVTLASGWNATVTQSGTTVTAAAPGWAPSLAAGASVTVGFTANGTAANPATVKLNTSACG